The Tachysurus vachellii isolate PV-2020 chromosome 15, HZAU_Pvac_v1, whole genome shotgun sequence nucleotide sequence CAGATATCTTGGTCATTTTATAATCTAAATGTTGTGGTTTCATTCATCAGATTAGAGTTTTAGGCAGAACAGTTAACTTTTGAAAAACAGTTCTCCATTACTGTCACCATGTAATGTTtaataaccaaataaataagtattatatgataaattataattaaattattaattatagtaTAAATTTTGAAAACTAATTCTGTGATACAGAAGCAGgtaatcaaataaaatggatGCATCTTTAAATTGTTAGAAACAGTGTTTAATCCTATGAGAAAACTATTTGCTTGCTGTTTTGGATATAGGTATAGATTGAATCGACCTTTCTGCATGACAGGATGTGGTTTTGTTTCTACAAGCTAGGTGTAATATTGCCTCTGAGTACGTGAGCTCAGCCTCTCATAATCTGCCAACAGCAGCAAACACAGTGAAtctctttgttaaaaaaatatttaaatacaaattttgTTAGAAGTATAACAAGCATAATTCAAACAGAAATGTGATAAACGtccacatacatatatatatgcgtCCACATATATTTTAAAGGTGGGTGTGTTTCAGGAAATGACAGAGGACAGTTATGTATTTCTGTACCTCTTACATTTCATTGTAAAGTTGTGTGGGTATAGGACATGCGTGTGAAATACTttcttcagtgtttaatgattttCAGTGCACTTGTGCCAAGTGGTGAGTGGAAAATTCTACTTTTATCTTAGTGATACATTAAAGATAATCAAATTTTTAACGAAAACgactgtttaaataaaattgcattttaCACGTGTCATTATATGACTGTTAACTTGTAAATGGTTGTATGTGACAAGCATGTACTGAATCGAATTTTTGATGAACATCATGTTGCTCTCCATTGTCTTTCAGGATCAAACTGCTTACAGTCATGTAGGAATATTACTCTAAATATTCAGCTGGGCTCGCAGGTGTTGTTCCCATGCACCTTTTTGGACAGTAAAGAAACCAAGGAAGCAAAATGGAGCCATAATTCCAGCCTCCTGAGCATCGGACCTAATGGAACCATCAACTTTGATGATCCTAGGGATGGAAAAATAATAGTATTCCCCTACCTTTTCTATAGAGGAAACTTCTCCATCCTCGTTCATCAGCTCCAGGCCTCTGACCTGGGCATGTACTGCTGTCAACTGAGCCAGGAATGCCAGAGAGTTGAAGTAAAGCTCTTGTCAGAAGGTAACACTTGGGATGGTGAAAAGTCTTTCAAATTAAATGTTGTGTacctaaaataaatgtgttgtagAAAACCAGCTACCTAGAATAGAACTACATACACATAGATACAGATAATGCATTATAGTAATAGTTTCCAAGATAGGCACTGGATCCTTCGTGACCCTGACGAGAATACAGCGATTCCTGAAAGTGAGATcattaagaaaatgttttcatCAAAGAAACTATTTTATTTGAGCCACGTGTCTCAGTGATTGTATAAATAGAATGATGTGGCAATCTATTATACAGACAAACTTAAAGACAGCTGcatttgtgatttatttgtcCATTTTGCCCTTTCAtgatttgttgattattttttggCCATATACAAAagtataatagaataaataactCACCTCATTCACTTTCATTACCCTCacaatatgtatatatgcatatatatcaATATCCCATTTATACCAGCctttaaattctaattaaacAACTGCCTCATGCTGTATATTGCAGATATATCAATGGTCTATTGGATTTACTTTCCCAATGCTGAAATTATGGCCATTATTTGGTTGCAGGTTCGAATTTCTCCTGGTACTACATTGCTGCTGGAGTTGGAATATTTATTCTGCTTGTGATCGTATTTAGTCTTGTCTATAAACTCAGAGGTGAGCATATTCACATTTCTTATGATTCTATTAAAGTATACTTGTCACTGGGGTTTATGTTTTGTACACTATaaatttacagtgtttattttacagcagaatacttggttttgtttgtttgtactgtAAAAAATTATTGGACaattaaagaagtgaattgGTTTTCATTAAAATACATGAAAACACAATGCATAGTGGGATAGCTAATATTTTTGGCTTCGGcaagaacacaaaaaaatgtatgcaTCAACCAAGGGAAGGCAAACATGAAGACTATTTTCTGTTCCGACAACTAGGTGATAAAATggacttcccctagatgtccgaacagatGAGTCATCAGTTGTCTTCAAATTACTACGAAAGTCTTAAGTCTTTCTGAAGTACTTTAATGAACACTTAAAATACTATAAGAAAAGTTTTTAGACTAATGATATTCTTAGACCATGTCgtagtgaaccagtatcaggatttatttattcatagaggatttaatgtaaatgtaatgctttatttcatactgtaaccttttttttttttttacatgtaaaccatttattttaatgttgaaaAAATAGGGTAATGTTTAAAATGCGATTATCCTTAacaatattacagtattatGCTATTGTAACTAATACCTTACTATAACAATTACTAGAAAATTAAAGCACTTGACTGGCAATTCTGCTGTGAATAAATTATGCtatatttttacagtaaatgttttacTGTGTACCTTCCATTAGAAGATCACAATTGTAGAGAAACACAAAGTATGGTACAATATAATTTACTATAATTTacctgaaaaagaaaattatagcaatgttttctctgtgttaGCAGGAAAGCGTTCAAAAAGATCATCTGGTTCCTATTATATCAACACAAGTCCCAAAGGTGAGAACAATTTATTGTCATCCAACCGTCTCTAAATTCTTTATGAAAACAAGTTGATGACCTTTGACATAATGACCTCTTTggtgattatattatataagagcaaagaacagaacaaacacagagtgtTGAGAACGCCAGGGttgatgagtgtgatggtgaGTATGAAGACCTACAGAGTGATACACACGAGGCGGATTATGAAAACACAATGGGAGAAGAGCATGATGGCCAATATGAAGACACAGTGAGTGAAGAACAGGATGATTATGTAAACATTGAGGGAAGAAATTCTAAGGAACAGTTTGAAGATATTCACAGTGAGAACCCAACTGAACACCATTTGGAGAGAGATACGCCAGGTAATGGAACGTCTTATCACAAACATTGCATTACAGTAGAAATGGTCACATATGACATTCAAGACAACGTTTGTATTATTATGTCAAAAACCTGCAGTgtgataattacattttaacatttgtatGCTTAAATAAAAGCACCGCTGGGAATAATTTAGGCTGTTATACGATGGAGCAAGCTAACTAACATATCTAGCTGATTAGCAAGTTACTAAAAAATATCTTTGTTCGGCTTTGCTCTGCATTGCTTCTCAAATCGTGAGGTATGAAGCAGCTAAATCATGAACATAAAAGACAAGCAATCAACATACAAAGACTTCGTAACCCCTAAATATTGATTTAACTATTTGTTTGTCTAAAAATAGTTATTTTAACTATTAAACACAGTGACAACTGAAAATCAATTAATTAGTTGAGAACTATGCGCATTAACTGCTAAGAAGATTAAACAATACTGAGATTTAAAATTAGGTAATAATACATACTTAATTACTGGTGATAAGTggttttaagtattttttccaGTTTATTGGACTGGATTTAAGtggtttatttctatttaaaatttttGATCTTTTTTCCAGGTCACCGTGATATCTATGGTATGAATTTTCCCCCAtggatattttttttacccatttaataaaatgtaatattttcacAGAAATACTGGTCATCCAGTGGTCTCTCTGATTTTGACCAAATACTAAGTATTGTCATTCACTATGAACCTTCTCTGTTTTTAAGAAAACGATAAACATGGTCTGAAACAAAAGTCAGAATTCCCCCCGAAAGGTAATACATTTTTGCTTTCATCATATTCATCATCCATTTTCATGCTAATGACTGAACCTCATTATCATCAGCAGCATTCAGAAAAATGACAAATCAGCAGTCAGTTTCCCAAAGACTATACTATGGTAGGTAacatttatattctttttatattatacttAAGCATTTGATGATATTTCCTGGTAAcgatacattttaaacaattgtaaaaaaaaaaaaaaaaatgaaaccaagattaATCTTGTCAGTTTCCACCAGAATGTTTCTTTGGGTGATAAGctgttttttattagaaatcTACCTTGGTATTTGtatttcagttcaattttgTTGATTGATGTCACAATTAAGGTGGAAAAATGTCCGACTATGTCCTTATCTTGGCttatattgttttaatattctTATATGCATATAATATATGCAGAAACCTGCAATTTCTAAGAGGATTGTGTAGacattttatatccactgtGCATGAACAAGAAAACCATCTTGTTCTTTTTTGGTCTAGCCAATTCTTCAGAGATACAAAAGTCTGCACAtgttgagaaaagaaaaaaagacaaaggtacactgacactactgacactacaTATTCTGTTAGACCACAGTAGGGTGTTTTTGCACGATTTTTGTACAGCCACCAGGCTCAGTAGTACCAtgttaaaatgaatacaatggttctaatacattattgtgtacattattgtgtgtgtgtatatatatatatatatatatatatatatatatatatatatatatatatatatatatatatatatatataatatagaactatatatatatatatatatatatatatatatatatatatatatatatatatatatatgaaaatagctagttctatattctatatggttctatattattattattattattattaaaaggtgtatttttgtaaatatcacAATTATCACAGATTGACTGGACAATGACTagaaatgtttgtaaatgtttctcCTTTCTCATTTTTCTCCAGCTGAATATCAATTCAAAAATCCATTATATGACCAAACTCcaacacacaatatatagaCATCTTCCAATTCACTGTGCAATATGCCTGTTAAAATAACTGTACTATAATATTCTGTTAATTATTGTTCCACTAGATTTGtgaatatagtataatataatatgcgagtataatataatataatatcatataaattGGTCCTAAGCTCTGTTTCCATTCTGATAATTATATGCTGaaaatctgtaatttttttttctgaggctTGTAATTAGACCTATGTGGCGTTTGGCATTCAGCATGCATGTTTGTTATAGAGTCGATGTTAATCAAATGATCAAAAATTAAAAGGATTTCAGTGCATAGAATTTTATTCAGTAGAATAACACAATAGCAAATtccattagattagattttgacattttgaaattCATCATGGTTACACAGACTCAGGCTAGTGGGAAGATGGCAAGAAGCTGCAACAGAAAATACCAAGAGACAGTGGAAAAACCctgatatatatacatatatatatttattataatttttgtatttctgagCTTTGCTTAGTTTTAACTTATGCCTGTTTTCATTACATATTAAAGATTACCTGTGGTTTGTCAACACAATgaatttatgttaataaaaacacatcaaagTTAATGAAAAAACTTGTGTCCTGCCTTTAACTgccttaaaaatattaactaaaTGCATAGCTGTAATGTTAACCACCTAGAAACCATTAGCAATAAAACTAATATTAGTCTCCTTATGTTGTCTTAGCAGATTTTTTTATACTCTTTTCTTTGGAGCACATTGgctaaacataaacacatatactATGGGATTTTAATGCTACACCATACAAAGATAATACAATTGATGCAAAACTACACAATTCAATATATTAAACTTTGTGGCTGACCTACAGTACTGAACTActtaagtgagtgtgtgtgtatgtgtgtgtttgtgtgtgtgtgtgggggggggggggcatggtggtgTTAGCATTGAAGACTGTTAAAGTGGTCAGTGTTGAGGCATAGCAGGTGTATCCAAATATACATAGTGCAGTTCTACAAAAGAACTTACGGTTTGCATGAGAGAGTCACAGGTTCACTTTCCCACACTGGTTTCAACAGTAAAACACTTACTGATGCTAGCTGGGGCACATCATCAATCATGTAACCTGGGATCCGTGGGTGTTTTGGGTCTTTCATCGTCTTCACCAGGGGACGCAGACAAGGCTCTTAGCCACAGCTTGTGCCCTACCAGCACATTTTCATAGATCTACAGAGAAAATCTTTAGGCTTTTTCTACTGCTATAGGTTGTAGAGGTGTAACGTGTTGCCCACATTTTCCTCTCTACTGCGATACCAACTGCAGAATGGTCTCTCATAGGACTCTCTAGCAAAGCCCCTGCACCCTACCCTATACATGCAAATAGCTTGTTCTCCAGCCCTCTTTGAAACCCACACTGGAAATTTCTACTGCTCAAAATGCTTTATCCAtgcaccttttttcttttcacaactCTAAGCTGAACCAGGATGATAACATGCAGGCAGCAGAACAGTTTCAGGCTGGATGGTGGTCTTAGTGACTTATACACAACTGTATTATGATAATTATATAATCCCTAATCTTGTTTCCTTTTGTCGAGGCATCTTGCTGCCTCATGACCATTACTCTGCTAACACTCCCTTCTTTAAGGTACTCTGAAATCATGCTAGCCTAGCAGCATCTGCTCTTTTCTGTGGGTTTTGTCATACCAGAGATTTCCAAAGCTGCActcatctaatttttttttttttttttgacagttcAACTGGCTTTACAAGCATGTTCATCCTTGGAACAAACAGGATCACTGAGATGGTTGCTAACTgtgataatattttatttccacTCTGAATCACTCTACTCATATGCTACTGGTATTGTATGGTACCACTGCATGGTAGTTCATTGCATGGTAGTTCTAGCCtctattttatatcattattgTCATTTCCTGCCCATGTGGTGCTTgcagtctgtttttgtgtctgatATTTAACTAGTGTATCTTGAGGCCTTTCAACACAAACACTTGACATTTGTCCATTGGTATAGGTCATTGCCATTGACGCTGTCCAGCTTAGTTGCTCTCCCTCAACTGGGGGTagtctttctgtctctggtTTGTCATTTTAAGCTGAAGCTGACAGAGATATATCTAACAAGACTTGCAGCAATGGTGATGTAGAACTAGTGCATTGATCTAGAACTGGTGCATCATATCTAGTTATATTACACAAAGACGATGAATGCTAGGTGAAAGAAAAACTTTAGCAAGTTCATTCaactaaaaattaaataacattctATACTTTAAGGTAATTGAGCTTACCCCGATGAGCATAGAGTAATACTATAAGCTAACATTAACAGATTTTATACAGTGCAATGattgtctatactgtatataactcaGTTTAAACATGAAGCTGAACTGCCTGAGGCCCTCTGTGGATGGCTGCAGTATAATCTTTCTCTATGCTACTTAGTGAAAAAGGAGCCAAACCTTTTGGGAGCTCACACAATATTTTTCcatagtgtattttttttagtatatatattcataaggatatatatatacattgccAATGCCATGGTTTATTATGTGATTGACAGGTTGGGCTAGAAATTACATGCTCAGGTCAGCCAAGCTAACAGCTGGAGTCAAAATTTACACTAACCTAATAATACTTATATTTGAGGTAATATTTAACCGAAATATAACTAAAATTTGAGGAAgaattttctgcttattttcaCCTTGCGCAATAAGTTACGTAGCTGAATAGGGAAGGGGTCTTTTATGCCCTTCTTATTTTGTGGAAGCTACTGGCTAACCATAAAAAAGACTCATCACCACAAAAATATCACCACATCAGTCATGCCCTTTCATTTCTTATCAAATAACTCCTGTAAACACAGTTAACATAAGTAAACAATTTGACTAGATATCAGGTCTTAGATGTGTAAATGTGGCTTAGAAGGTCATTTTGATTTAGCCTCCATTCAAGGGGAGGGATTAAATATTGTACTGCATTCAACCACTAGAGGGCCTCAGAGACATAGCTTTAGGTTCACCTTCATGATCATCCACaccactgactgtgtgtgtgtgtgtgtgtgtgtgtgtgtgtgcgggcgGATTCTTAGCACACTTATAATACCAAAGCAAACAGAAAGAGcaatttaaaatttacattaCAATCATAATGTGATGTATCATCATCTAATAAcagattttaattaattaaaatttagtatttaaaaaagtagaaattaaaaaagttcatgttgtgtaaataaaatattcaggtAAGGAATAGTTTTCccaacaaattaaaaacaaaaaatcttttcccaaatatatatatatatatatatatatatatatatatatatatatatatatataaacattattttctttttgtacacatataatatttatatattgtaaattaaaGATCAGTATAGAAGACATTGCACCAAGAAGATATCCTTGTAATTATAAGTAGAAAATATGAGAAAATTAGGACTGATTTCATGAATATAGACTTTCTAAAGAGAATGGACTGCTCAATAGTTTCTGAGGCTGCACTCATGTATACAGGCATGGGTACACGCGACGTGATGAGGGAACGAGGGAAGCTTATTTCTCTGTAGGTGTGAAATGGTTTGCGTTAATTCCACGCAATGGGGTTTTGTGTTGCTCTCAAAAAGAGACCATTGATCTTTTTGAAATCCTTCTTAGAGGACTAAAGACTAACTAACCAACCTAGGTTATAagtttacattattaaaaatatatttatctagCAGACCTGTAATAAGGGGTTTATTGGTAACTGTGCTACCAATGTGAAGTCTTGTATGTGAAGTCTAGtgtttttattaacaaactGAATGCAATATAGTATCGTATGTACGGCTAAAAACCACGTTCGCTATTATTTCCAAAGATTTCAGTCAGCCGATGCCAACGTATATTCATGTCCAAGGTATGAGTTGGGTCTGAGATTATTAGAAACAATAATGACTTCAAAAAGTTGTGTATTTAGCTAAATACGCATTTTTTAACACACATGGTCAGTACCATGATGCTAGTACAATGACCGGGTGGTGCTTTGTTATAATGGATACACCAGCCTTTGTTATCTCCTGTGTAACATACAGCAGCTGTCACGTTCAGAAAACGGTGGGCTGAATGTCTTCTACAACCTCTTAGTTAACACAGGCGAATTGTTATCTAACCTACTTCTTATGACAATGATGCAACCTGCAATGTGTAGATAGTGAGTTGCTTTTCGTCAAGAGCACATACAGTAGGAACGTCCCAGCATGTTTCAGTCAAGTTTCCGTTAACATAGTTACCATAGTTACTCACCCAAAAGAGACGACACCTTCATTTACCTTTGGCTTATTGACAATTTTCCTTTAAACTAGACAAAGTTTGCATGTCATTCCTTTATACAATATAGCTTGTGTACACTGTAACGATGTGaggttcctccaggaccataaTGACTATAAATTCAAAGACACAACAggacaataaaaacagagcactgtagttttacatgtacacgctgtaaaataaattattcagtTGCCTTGCAGCAATAGATATATCTGTAGCAGCAATACAATTAGCATTATATGAAGTGTCTGCTGCAGCTTTATAAAGTCAAAAACCTTTTACCTTTTTCATTCAGCGTGTGTTATAGTCCATATTCTTGTGTTCAGTCTCTACTAGCCACAGAAAGAAATGTTAGGATAAAAAATATTGATAgagttttgtatatactgtgaTGTGAAAAAATGTTGGTCCCCTTCCTGatcatttttttgcatgtttgtcacactttaatgtttcagatcatgaAACAAATTTagatattagtcaaagataacacaagtaaacacaacatgcagtttttaaatgaaggtttttattattaagggaaaataaaatccaaacccctaaccctaataactggttggaccgcccttagcagcaagaactgcaatcaagcgtttgcaatgagtctgttacagcgctgtggaggaagtTTGGTCcgctcatctttgcagaattgtcaACATcgtctcaataggattcaggtcaggactttgactaggccactccaaagtcttcattttgtttttcatcagCTATTCAGAGGAGGACTTGCTGGTGTATTTCGGATCATTGtcctcagtggttaaggtgttgggctactgatcggaaggtcatgggttcgaaccccaggtccaccaagctgccactgctgggcccctgagcaaggccattaaccctcagttgcaagtcactctggataagggtgtatgCTAAATGCCGTTAATgtaaaggtaaatgtagtttgaggtcacgaacagatggccgcacattgtaCTTCAGAGATATTTCAAGTAATATAATTATTTCAAGCTAATATAGTTATGTTTTCTAACATACATTTCTAACTCTGAGTTCTAGATCTGATTACTCAAACTTCATTTTCCCCCCTCTGACTGAATCttatcttatatcttatataaACACTAGCAGCAGCACACCTGTAGACATTAGAGCTTTGATCGTTCCAGCTGCTTCATTAGGATTTGACCCACATGATGAGCTAAAATGGAATACATCATCtagatgatttatttcattgttttgagAAAAGTCTTGAcctgtttttatcattttatagcTTATAGGTATGTTATGTAATTTATAGTAAAAATGGGTGTGACTAAGAATGCACTTACTTTTTCATTCCCTTTTCCGTTTAAGCTTGTGCAGGCATTAGATAAGACACATGATGCTTGTTTGACCCGACCTTGTTGCGAGACTTTTAAGAACATCAGGAAGTTTCTGTGCCACCATTAAGGCTGACTGTGCATTCTGAACTGACAGGATGTTCTAACGTCAGCACAACGGCTGAAAATGTAAAGGAAAAACTGGACCTCGGCTTTAACTGAATGAGTTAGAACATCAGTTATTTGTTTCTTTGGTGTGAGGAAGATGCTGTGGAGCTGAACAGAATGGGAAAGTTTTGCTTTGCGGATTCTAAGTAACAAgctgtatttattgttttcctTATTAAACTTTAGAGGAAAAGTaaaacagatatatttatagctattatagctgctataacatataAAGTTATACAtctcacatatactgtatatcaccattcactttatttacaaaCGCACATTCTTGCAGTTTTCTAATCAGTCGTATGGCAGCACAGGAGTCGTTCGAGGAGGGTCTCTGTTTTCCGCCCTGTGACTTCATCAGTGCCGTGTAGCTAATGTGGAATGTGTCAAACTAGTTTGAATACTTGTGCACAGTTGATGAATGACAGACTTAATAAATGGGAACTAAaagttgtgcaaaacagcaatcaactgaaacgtgagacagcatgtgcaaagagcaaaaacagcatgtaaactgtttgatggatgtataatgtgtgtatttgctgtaggtctgtgcagtccatacagttgatgtgtgtgtgtgtgtgtgtgtgtgggttgtgctcagtacagttccaTTCAGTTATTcataacaaatgaaacaaaactgtatttttaatCGGCTACATGTTTCAAATCGGTCTTTGCGATTTTGAGTCAGTATCAGTTTCATTATTACACTGTAAGACATTTCAAAAtggttaaatgtaaaaaataaaagtttacctgCTGCCTCAGTGAAGTTTGAACTCACCAGTGGTTTAGACACTGATGGATTactttaagttttatttataaccTGAGTTCAATATTCAAGGCTTTTTATAATAATTGGACTTACAGAGAAGAAATAAGTTTACATAAAATGATGGGGCTCTTATCAGAACCAGCTTGACTGACTGAGTATGGGGTAGTAGCAGCATATATAGCAGGTATACATTATATACTTAAAttgaatacaaattaaaaacatatcCTTCAACTCTA carries:
- the LOC132858462 gene encoding uncharacterized protein LOC132858462 isoform X2 translates to MRVKYFLQCLMIFSALVPSGSNCLQSCRNITLNIQLGSQVLFPCTFLDSKETKEAKWSHNSSLLSIGPNGTINFDDPRDGKIIVFPYLFYRGNFSILVHQLQASDLGMYCCQLSQECQRVEVKLLSEGSNFSWYYIAAGVGIFILLVIVFSLVYKLRGKRSKRSSGSYYINTSPKEQRTEQTQSVENARVDECDGEYEDLQSDTHEADYENTMGEEHDGQYEDTVSEEQDDYVNIEGRNSKEQFEDIHSENPTEHHLERDTPGHRDIYENDKHGLKQKSEFPPKAAFRKMTNQQSVSQRLYYANSSEIQKSAHVEKRKKDKAEYQFKNPLYDQTPTHNI
- the LOC132858462 gene encoding uncharacterized protein LOC132858462 isoform X5; the protein is MRVKYFLQCLMIFSALVPSGSNCLQSCRNITLNIQLGSQVLFPCTFLDSKETKEAKWSHNSSLLSIGPNGTINFDDPRDGKIIVFPYLFYRGNFSILVHQLQASDLGMYCCQLSQECQRVEVKLLSEGSNFSWYYIAAGVGIFILLVIVFSLVYKLRAGKRSKRSSGSYYINTSPKEQRTEQTQSVENARVDECDGEYEDLQSDTHEADYENTMGEEHDGQYEDTVSEEQDDYVNIEGRNSKEQFEDIHSENPTEHHLERDTPGHRDIYENDKHGLKQKSEFPPKAFRKMTNQQSVSQRLYYDSG
- the LOC132858462 gene encoding uncharacterized protein LOC132858462 isoform X4; the protein is MRVKYFLQCLMIFSALVPSGSNCLQSCRNITLNIQLGSQVLFPCTFLDSKETKEAKWSHNSSLLSIGPNGTINFDDPRDGKIIVFPYLFYRGNFSILVHQLQASDLGMYCCQLSQECQRVEVKLLSEGSNFSWYYIAAGVGIFILLVIVFSLVYKLRAGKRSKRSSGSYYINTSPKEQRTEQTQSVENARVDECDGEYEDLQSDTHEADYENTMGEEHDGQYEDTVSEEQDDYVNIEGRNSKEQFEDIHSENPTEHHLERDTPGHRDIYENDKHGLKQKSEFPPKAAFRKMTNQQSVSQRLYYDSG
- the LOC132858462 gene encoding uncharacterized protein LOC132858462 isoform X3; amino-acid sequence: MRVKYFLQCLMIFSALVPSGSNCLQSCRNITLNIQLGSQVLFPCTFLDSKETKEAKWSHNSSLLSIGPNGTINFDDPRDGKIIVFPYLFYRGNFSILVHQLQASDLGMYCCQLSQECQRVEVKLLSEGSNFSWYYIAAGVGIFILLVIVFSLVYKLRAGKRSKRSSGSYYINTSPKEQRTEQTQSVENARVDECDGEYEDLQSDTHEADYENTMGEEHDGQYEDTVSEEQDDYVNIEGRNSKEQFEDIHSENPTEHHLERDTPGHRDIYENDKHGLKQKSEFPPKAFRKMTNQQSVSQRLYYANSSEIQKSAHVEKRKKDKAEYQFKNPLYDQTPTHNI
- the LOC132858462 gene encoding uncharacterized protein LOC132858462 isoform X1, with the protein product MRVKYFLQCLMIFSALVPSGSNCLQSCRNITLNIQLGSQVLFPCTFLDSKETKEAKWSHNSSLLSIGPNGTINFDDPRDGKIIVFPYLFYRGNFSILVHQLQASDLGMYCCQLSQECQRVEVKLLSEGSNFSWYYIAAGVGIFILLVIVFSLVYKLRAGKRSKRSSGSYYINTSPKEQRTEQTQSVENARVDECDGEYEDLQSDTHEADYENTMGEEHDGQYEDTVSEEQDDYVNIEGRNSKEQFEDIHSENPTEHHLERDTPGHRDIYENDKHGLKQKSEFPPKAAFRKMTNQQSVSQRLYYANSSEIQKSAHVEKRKKDKAEYQFKNPLYDQTPTHNI